ATCTGCGCGCGGGACAGTATCGGCTCGACTACGCCTCGGGTCGGTTCGTGTCCGACGACCACAGCGTCGCGGCCCAACTGGCCGCCGCCCGCGCGATCAACGACGCGCACCGGTTGCGAGTACGGGTGGTGCCGGCGATCACCGGGGTGACGGGTGTCATCGTCTTGGCGTCAGGCGGGTGGCTGATCGCCCGTCGGCGCCGGTTCAGGCCGAGGCCGGCAGGCTCGGCGGACCCAACTGGGCCAGCAGCTGGTGGCAGCCGTTCATGATCTGCGCTCGATGCGTGGACGTGTCGCCGGTCAGCTGCGCGCGCAGCGCCCAGTAGGCCTCGACCAGCGCGGTGGTGCAGAAGGCGACCTCGCGGACCTTGTCGATGTGGGCGGAGGGGTACTCCGCCGCGATCCGGCGCTCGATGCTCGGCAGCCAGCGCTTCTGCCATAGCGTGTTCAGTTGCTTGCGGATCTCCACGTCGCGCGACGACGTCGCGACCAGCTCCAGCCACACCGTCACGTACTTCTCGTCGCCGTAGGCGTCATCGTCGAGCATCCGCACGACCGCCTCGTTGACCGACCGCTCCGAAGCGAAGGCGATCATCGCGCGACCGAACTCGTCGACGGCGAGGCTCACGTATTCCGAGATCAGGTTGTCGCGGGTGGAGAAGTAGTGGCCGACGAGAGTCCGGGTGAGGCCGGCGGCGGCCGCGACGTTGCTGACGGTGACCGACGCCAGACCGTCTTTCGCGACGATCTCGGTGACCGCCGCGAAGCATTGCGCCTTGCGCTCCGCCGTTTTCGGCGGCCGGCCGATCGGTCGGCGGGAGGCGGGAGAATCCATCTGGGTTACCGCGATGCGCCACCGCGCCGCGGCGCGCACAGGTTCCAGAACATGCTGTTCATCATACGTAATTTTGCTCGGCCCCGGCGGAGAGTCGGCGGCGGCGAACATAGACTTGGAGCATGTCCCAGCTCGCGTTCTTCTCCGCCGACACCGACGATCCGTCGATCGCCGATGTCGCCGGTCTGCTGGCGGGTACGGGGCAGGCGGTGCCGATGTCCGGGGGCACGCGGGTATCGGTGGTCGTCGACGCGGATTGGCGGGCCCGCGCGCTGGCCGACGAGTTGGAGGCGATCGGCCTTGCCGTGGAGATCACCCATTCCGAGGAGGGGTCCCCGGTGGCGCGCACCGCGCCCACCCCGCTGCTCGACGGTCTGCGCGCGCAGTGGTCCTCGGGAGCGGTCAAAGCCGTCCCGCCCGGGTGGACGCCGACCGCCCGCGCGTTGCGGCAGTGGGCCATCGCCTCGGGTCGGCGCGACGGCGACAAGTACCTGCTCGGCCTGGACCCGCACGCGGCCGACACCCATCCGGCGCTCGCGACGGCGTTGATGCGCGTAGGTGTGGCGCCGATCCTGACCGGCGCGCGCGGCGGCGCCCCCGAGCTGCGGATCGCCGGGAAGCGGCGGGTCGCGCGATTCGTGGAGATGGTCGGCGCCACGCCGGACCGGCCCGGCGCCGCGGAATTCTGGCCGTCGGCCCAGTGACCCGCAAATGCGGCGCGACCTGCGGAAACACGAATATGAGTGCGATAGTCCACTCGCCGGATGTGCAGCGGCATGTGCAGTGGCCCCCGTATATAAGGTAGAAAACTCACCAGCGGGGTACATCGGGTACTCCGAGGTGAACTGAGGGACGCCCGTGGCAAAGACCGACACCGCATCGCCCGGAACGGGGCGGACGCGACGGCTCGTGATCGTCGAGTCGCCCACCAAGGCGCGCAAGATCGCGGGCTACCTCGGGGCCGACTACGTCGTGGAATCCTCGCGCGGCCATATCCGCGACCTGCCGCGCGGCGCCGCCGACGTCCCGGCCAAGTACAAGGGCCAGCCGTGGGCGCGGCTCGGCGTCAACGTCGAAGAGAACTTCGAACCCCTCTACGTCGTCTCGCCGGACAAGAAGTCCACCGTCACCGAACTCAAGTCGCTCCTCAAGGACGTCGACGAGCTGTACCTCGCGACGGACGGTGACCGGGAGGGTGAGGCCATCGCCTGGCACCTCCTGGAGATCCTGAAGCCGAAGGTTCCGGTCAAGCGAATGGTGTTCCACGAGATCACCGAATCGGCCATCCAGGCCGCCGCGGCGACTCCCCGGGAACTCGACATCGACCTCGTCGACGCACAGGAGACTCGGCGCATCCTCGACCGCCTCTACGGCTACGAGGTCAGCCCGGTGCTGTGGAAGAAGGTCATGCCGCGGCTCTCGGCGGGCCGCGTGCAGTCGGTGGCGACGCGGATCATCGTCGACCGGGAGCGCGAGCGGATGGCCTTCGTCTCCGCCGACTACTGGGACATCGCCGCCACCCTCGACGCCGGTGCCGACGCCTCGCCGCGCACCTTCTCGTCGCGATTGGTCGGCGTCGACGGGAAGCGCGTGGCCGCGGGCCGCGACTTCGGACCCGACGGCGGACTGCGCAAGGCCGACGGGGTCGTCGTCCTCGACGAGGCGCGGGCGCGCGGGATCGCCGCCGGTCTCGACAGTGCGACGCTCACCGTCTCGTCGGTGGAGGAGAAGCCCTACACCCGTCGTCCGTATGCGCCGTTCATGACCTCGACGCTGCAGCAGGAGGCCGGCCGCAAGCTGCGCTTCACCTCCGACCGCACGATGCGGATCGCGCAGCGGCTGTACGAGAACGGCTACATCACCTACATGCGTACCGACTCGACGACGCTGAGCGAGTCGGCGATCAACGCCTCCCGCGCCCAGGCGCGCGAGCTGTACGGCGACAACTACGTGCACCCCACCCCGCGGCAGTACACCCGCAAGGTGAAGAACGCCCAGGAGGCGCACGAGGCGATCCGCCCGGCCGGCGACAGTTTCCGCACCCCCGGCCAGGTCGCGTCGGCGCTGAACTCCGACGAGTTCAAGCTGTACGAGTTGATCTGGCAGCGGACGGTCGCCTCGCAGATGGCCGACGCCAAGGGCACGACGATGAGCGTGCGCATCAGTGGCACGGCCTCGACCGGCGAACAGGTCGAATTCGCCTCGTCGGGCCGGACCATCACCTTCCCCGGCTTCCTCTCCGCCTACGTCGAGACCGTCGACGAGCAGGCCGGCGGCCAGGCCGACGACGAGGAGCGGCGCCTGCCGCACCTGAGCGAGGGGCAGCGGGTCACCGCGGCGGAACTCTCGGCCGACGGCCACTCCACCAATCCGCCCGCGCGTTTCACCGAGGCCTCCCTGGTGAAGGTGCTCGAGGATCTGGGCATCGGACGCCCGTCGACCTACGCGTCGATCATCGGCACCATCCAGGACCGCGGCTACGTCGTCAAGAAGGGCAGCGCCCTCGTCCCGTCGTGGGTGGCCTTCGCCGTCGTCGGGCTGCTCGAGGGGTACTTCGAGAGCCTCGTCGACTACGACTTCACCGCCTCCCTGGAGGACGACCTGGACCAGATCGCCGCTGGTGAGGCCAACCGCACCCAGTGGCTGAGCGACTTCTACTTCGGCGACGAGAGCGGTGGCGGCTCGGTGGCCTCCAGCGCCAAGCGCGACGTCGCGCACGCGGGCGGCCTCAAGAAGCTGGTCGGTGTGAACCTGGAGGAGATCGACGCGCGGTCGATCAACTCGATCCACCTCTTCGACGACTCGCAGGGTCGGCCGGTCTACGTCCGCGTCGGACGGTTCGGCCCCTACCTGGAGCGCACGGTCTCGCCGGAGGGCGCGGCCGAGCCGGAGCTGCAGCGCGCCAACCTGCCCGCCGACATGACCCCCGACGAGCTGACGCTGGAGGTCGCGGAAAAGCTGTTCGCGACTCCGCAGGAGGGACGGGTCCTGGGCGTCGACCCGGCGTCGGGCAACGAGATCGTCGTGAAGGAGGGCCGCTTCGGTCCCTATGTCACCGAGATCCTGCCGCCGGAGGATGAGGACGGCGAGGACGACGGCGCGCCGCTGACGGTGCCCGCCGGGCCCACCCCGCGCGACGGCGGCGAGACGCCTCTGCCCGTCGACGGCGACGAGGCGCCGATCTCGTTGGACGAGACCGGTACCGGTGCGACGAAGACCGTCGCCAAGAAGGCGGCCAAGAAGACCGCGAAGAAGGCCGCCAAGAAGGCCGGGCCGAAGCCGCGCACCGGATCGTTGTTCAAGACGATGGATGTCGCGACGGTGACCCTCGACGAGGCGCTGCGGCTGCTGTCGCTGCCGCGCGTCGTGGGCGTCGACCCGGCGTCGAACGAAGAGATCACCGCGCAGAACGGTCGCTACGGCCCGTACCTGAAGAAGGGTGCCGACTCGCGGTCGTTGGCCAACGAGGAGCAGCTCTTCGACATCACGCTCGACGAGGCGCTGCGCATCTACGCCGAGCCCAAGCGGCGCGGACGTGCGGCCGCGGCACCTCCGCTGCGGGAACTCGGGCCGGATTCGGTCAGCGAGAAGCCGATGGTCATCAAGGACGGCCGTTTCGGCCCCTATGTGACCGACGGGGAGACCAACGCCAGCCTGCGCAAGGGTGACGACGTCGCCACCATCACCGCGGAGCGGGCGATGGAGTTGCTGGCCGACCGTCGGGCCCGCGGTCCGGCGAAGAAGACCGCCAAGAAGACGGCGAAGAAGGCCGCTGCCAAGAAGTCGACTGCCAAGAAGGCGCCGGCGAAGAAGGCCGCTAAGAAGGCAGCGCCGAAGAAGAGTTCCTAGACCCGTCGCCGATGGGGCCGATCGGTCCGATCTTCGGGCGGGAGAGCAGCGTCTCGATACCGCGGCCGCGTAGTTCGACGCCCTCGCCGATCTCCCAGTGGGAGGCCTCGTCCTCGTCGGCGAGGAAGACCGCGCGCGCCGAGCCGAGCACCCGCGTCGGTTCATCCTTCGCGAGTTCGGTGAGGCGGGCGGCCTCGTTGACCGGGTCGCCGATGACGGTGTATTCCAACCGCTGCTCGGAGCCGATGTGCCCGGCGACGGCCCGGCCGGCGGATACGCCGATGCCGAAGTCGGTGTCGCCCAGGGCGTTCTCGAGTTCGATGCGGAGTTCACGTGCGGCGGCGAGGGCACATCCGGCGAAGTTGTCGAGTTCCAGCGGGGCGCCGAAGATCGCGAGCGCGGCGTCGCCCTGGAACTTGTTGACGAAGCCGCCGTGGCGTCCGACCACGTCGACGACGACGCGGAAGAACTCGTTGAGCTGTTCCACCACCTCGCGGGGGGCGGTCTGCACCGCGAGGCGGGTCGAGCCGACGATGTCGACGAAGAGCACGCCGACGTACCGGTCCTCGCCGCCCAGCTCGGTGCCGGTCTCGATGGCGCGGCGGGCCACGTCCTCGCCGACGTAGCGGCCGAACAGGTTGCGCAACCGGTTTCGCTCGCGCAGGTCGGAGACCATCTCGTTGAAGCCGGCCTGCAGCAGGCCCAGGTCGCTGCCGTCGTAGATCCGCACCGACGCGTTCAGGTTGCCGTTGCGGACCTGGCTGAGCGCGTTGCGCAGCTGCTTGATCGGATCGTTGATCGAACTCACCAGCCGGTAGACGGCCAGGGCGCCGAAGGCGAGGGCGGCGCCGGCCATCCAGAGGATGGGGCGCAGGACCGTCTGCGGGCTGGCGATGCCCAGCGGCACGAACAGCACCAACCCGATGATGACGATCTGCGGGACCGCCACCGCGATGACCCAGAACGTCGTGATGCGGGTCGACACGCTGGGTGCCTGCGCATCGTCGGGATTGTTGGCCATCGCGGCGACGGTGATGGGCCGCAGCACCTTCTCGGTCTGCAGGAAGCTCAGGGCACCGGTGACCAGCGCGCCGATGAGGCTGCCGATCGCCACCAGGATCGCGGTCCGGCCGGAATGGAATCCGGACAGGATGGCGAGCAGGGTGCCGCCGACGAGCCAGAGGACCCCGTTGGCGACGGTGAGCATCCACGGCAGCGCCAGGGCGCGGCGGCGGGCGAACTCGTCGTCGGGCCGGGTGCGGCGGCGATGCCAGATGAGGACCGGGAGGGAGAGCTTGATACTGAGCAGTCCGCCGACGATCATCGCGATGAACAGATAGATGACGAAGGCCACCTGGTTGCTGACCGAGGCGTCGGTCAACGTCAGGGAGTAATCGCTGGCCATGCCGAAGCGCAGGAAGGCGAAGGTGAAGATCGCGCCGATCATGTTGGCGCGCAACAGGTCGAGTGCGAGGATCGGCCACGGGGTACGCGCCAGCCACCGTGCGGTGTGCACGGCCTGATCCCATCGCGATCGGCTGTCGGCCATGCCAACAAGATTAGCCAAGTGCTTGCAATTGTTAAACGCCAGCGGATGGCAATTGATTGTCGGGGGCGGCACTAGGCTGGGGGCGTGGCAACGGTGTTCAGTCGGCTGGTGGGCCAGCACGGGGTGGTCGATGAGTTGCGGGCCGCCGCGCGCGGTGCGGTCGCGGCGTCGCGGCGACTGGACGAGCATTCGGCGGGCGCCATCTCGATATTCGACGATGATGCAGGTCAGGGCGATGAAACCGGAGCCGTCGCACGGGCGTCGATGACCCATTCGTGGCTGTTCACCGGTCCGCCCGGTTCGGGTAGATCGGTTGCGGCGGTCTGTTTCGCAGCGGCGCTGCAATGCCACGACGAGGCGGATCCGGGATGTGGTGAATGTCGCGCCTGCGTGACTGTGATGAATCGCACTCACGCCGACGTCCGCCACGTGGTGCCCCAAGGGCTGAGTCTGTCGGTCGCCGAGATCCGCGACGTGGTGCAGGCCGCCGCGCGTCGGCCGGCCACCGGGCGTTGGCAGATCGTTGTCGTCGAGGACGCCGACCGGCTGACCGAGGCGGCCGCGAATGCTCTGTTGAAGGTCGTCGAGGAGCCGCCGCCGCGCACCGTTTTCCTGCTGTGCGCGCCGTCGGTCGATCCCGAGGACATCTCGGTGACGCTGAAGTCGCGCTGTCGGCATGTGCCGCTGGCGATCGCGCCGGCCGCCGACATCGAGCGCGTGCTCGTCGAGCGTGACGGCATCGACCGTGCCAATGCGGCCTGGGCGGCCTCGGTCTGCGGTGGGCATATCGGCCGCGCCAAGCGGTTGGCGACCGATCAGGGGGCGCGCGACCAGCGGTTGGCCGCGCTCGGATTGGCGCGAGCGGCCACCGTTCCCGCGCGGGCTTATGCTGCCGCAGAGGAGTTGGTGAAATCCGCCGAGGCGGCCGCGAAGGCGATCAGTGACGAGCGCGACGAGGCGGAGGTCGAGGAGCTGATGACGGCGTTCGGCGCCGGTGGTACCGGGAAGGGCACCGCCCGCGCGACGCGGGGGAGCGCCGGAGCGGTCAAGGATCTGGAGAGGCGGCAGAAGTCGCGGGCCACCCGCACGGCGCGCGACGTCTTGGACCTCGCCCTGATGGACCTGGCCGGACTGTTCCGCGATGCACTCGTCGTCTCGTCGGGGGCCCGGGTGACCGCGATGCACCCGGACCAGGCCGACCTCGTCGAGAAGATGGCCGACTACGCGTCGAGCGGACAGCTGCTGCGCTGCGTCGACGCCGTGCTGCACTGTCGCGAGGTGCTGGACTACAACGTCAAGCCGAAATTCGCGGTGGACGCGATGGTCGCCACCATCGGGCAGGCTCTCGCGCGGGATTGAGGTCGTCGAGTGGCGGCTGACGGGGCGACGTCAGCCTTGGTCCTCGTCGGGCGCCGCATCGCGTCGGCCCTCCCGGAGTTCGGCGATCTCCGCGCGCAGCGCGCGCACCTCCTCGGTCAGGGTGAGTACCGCCTCGTGGGTCTGCTCCTCGGCCTCCTCGGTTTCTTCGAGTGCCTGCACCAGCCACGACGCCACGAATGCCGTCGCGACACCGAGCAGGGCGATCCCGGAGAACATGAGCACGACGGCGATGAGATGTCCCGTCGTCGTCTGCGGGATGCGGTCCCCATACCCGACCGTCGTCATCGTCTCGACCGCCCACCACAGGCCGTCGCCCACCCCGTTGATGGTGGAGCCCGGACGTCCCCGCTCGGCGTCGGTGATCGCCAGCGAGGCGACGATCAGCAGCAGGAGTGCGCCGCCGCAGGCGTAGACCGCGACCCGACCGCGCAGCGACCGGGTGCCGGCGCGGTTGAGGACGGAGAGCAGCGTGATCAGGCGCAGCATCCGGAACGGCCGCGCGATCGGAACGATCAGGATGACCAGGTCGAACAGGTTGTGGGTGAAGAAGTATCGCCGGTCCTTCGCGCGCAGCAGTCGGATCAGGTACTCGGCGATGAAGATGACCCACACCACCGCGGTCACGATGTCGCAGATCAGGCGGGCCGTCGGGTCGAGGTGGGTGTTGAGGATCGGGATGGCGTAGGCGGCGAGGAACGCCAGCGCGGCGACGATCATCAGCCATTCGCCGGCGTGGGAGGAAAGGCTGCGCCGGACGGCCCGTCGTGCGTTCACCCTCCCAGCTTTTCAGACCGCACCCGTCGGCACGGCGGTCCGGGCGGCGTGGCTACCCGAAACGTGCGGCGATAGATGCGCGAGGACGTGCGCGACCAGTGGGTGAATGCCCTCGGCAAAGAGATAAGACCGGGTTGGACCGCCGCTGGAGCGATGGTCTACCCGGTCTCTCGGAGCCGCCTAGGAGAATCGAACTCCTGACCTATTCATTACGAGACAGCCGAACCACGTGTTTCGTCGTATGTGAACATGTCGCGATGACGCAGGTATGCGCACGTCAGAGGTGTTTTCATCCTCCGATGTACACGCCTCGTATGTGAACACATCAGCACATCGTGTGCACACAGTTCCGAACATCTGTTCGGATTCCTGAGCGACTTGTCTTACAGTCCTCTCGTCAACCACCCAGTGTGACGCCGCTCACACCACGACGCAGGAGCAACGACATGACCGCACCCAAAGCACCGCTGACCGCTCGCGAAGTCGCCGAGCGTGTGGGCACCGATCCCAAGACGTTCCGCGTGTTCCTACGCGCCAACGCCATCCCCAAGTCCGATGAAACCGGGCGCTACGAGTTCAAGGCTGGCGATGTCGCCAAGCTCAAGAAGCAGTTCACCGCGTGGAGCGAACACCGCACAGAGGCACGCGCCGCAGCCAAGGCCGCGAAGGAAGCAGCCACGCCCACACCGGCCGATGACGACGATCACTATGGCGATACTCCGTTCGATGAGCAGGACAACGACGACGCGTAACGCACCGCTCCGAAAGAAGCCCTCAGCACGAAGCTGAGGGCTTTTCTCGTGGTCGCGTGCATGTGTGAACATGCAACGACAACGCGGGTGTTACCCCTCGTCTGCGCGTAGATACGCGGGGTGTGGGCCTGCGTCGAATCGCCCGTTCTTGCGCTGATTGCGCGCCTTGGCTTGACCGCCTTCACGCCCGGTCTTGCGGTTGTGGCATGACGCGCACAGTGCCCGCAGGTTGGATAGTGAGTGGTCGTCGTTCGGCACGATGTGATCGACGTGGGACGCCACACCACCGCACTCCGCGCATGTGTGGTTGTCGCGGTGAAGCACCACCAACCGTAGGCGTTTCCAATTGCGCGGCAATCGTTCTCGACGCCCCGATGTGTACTTGCTCGGTCGAGCCATTACCCGCACCTCCATGTACTCACGAGCGACATCAGCCGCTCTTCTCGTTGAAACCTCATGAGCGTGAACGCTTCCCGAAACTTCGGATCACCCAACGCGTCGAGGGGTAGCCCTGCGTGATCGGGGAGCCTGCATGTGTCCACACCGCAGCCGTCGCTGGCGACGTCTGACGCGCGATTCGCAGTAATGTCACGTACTGGCTGATTCAGACGCGTGTGGGCGTCCTCGGGTAGCTCTACGTAGCGACCTGTGCG
This genomic interval from Gordonia sp. X0973 contains the following:
- a CDS encoding TetR/AcrR family transcriptional regulator; the protein is MFAAADSPPGPSKITYDEQHVLEPVRAAARWRIAVTQMDSPASRRPIGRPPKTAERKAQCFAAVTEIVAKDGLASVTVSNVAAAAGLTRTLVGHYFSTRDNLISEYVSLAVDEFGRAMIAFASERSVNEAVVRMLDDDAYGDEKYVTVWLELVATSSRDVEIRKQLNTLWQKRWLPSIERRIAAEYPSAHIDKVREVAFCTTALVEAYWALRAQLTGDTSTHRAQIMNGCHQLLAQLGPPSLPASA
- the topA gene encoding type I DNA topoisomerase, which gives rise to MAKTDTASPGTGRTRRLVIVESPTKARKIAGYLGADYVVESSRGHIRDLPRGAADVPAKYKGQPWARLGVNVEENFEPLYVVSPDKKSTVTELKSLLKDVDELYLATDGDREGEAIAWHLLEILKPKVPVKRMVFHEITESAIQAAAATPRELDIDLVDAQETRRILDRLYGYEVSPVLWKKVMPRLSAGRVQSVATRIIVDRERERMAFVSADYWDIAATLDAGADASPRTFSSRLVGVDGKRVAAGRDFGPDGGLRKADGVVVLDEARARGIAAGLDSATLTVSSVEEKPYTRRPYAPFMTSTLQQEAGRKLRFTSDRTMRIAQRLYENGYITYMRTDSTTLSESAINASRAQARELYGDNYVHPTPRQYTRKVKNAQEAHEAIRPAGDSFRTPGQVASALNSDEFKLYELIWQRTVASQMADAKGTTMSVRISGTASTGEQVEFASSGRTITFPGFLSAYVETVDEQAGGQADDEERRLPHLSEGQRVTAAELSADGHSTNPPARFTEASLVKVLEDLGIGRPSTYASIIGTIQDRGYVVKKGSALVPSWVAFAVVGLLEGYFESLVDYDFTASLEDDLDQIAAGEANRTQWLSDFYFGDESGGGSVASSAKRDVAHAGGLKKLVGVNLEEIDARSINSIHLFDDSQGRPVYVRVGRFGPYLERTVSPEGAAEPELQRANLPADMTPDELTLEVAEKLFATPQEGRVLGVDPASGNEIVVKEGRFGPYVTEILPPEDEDGEDDGAPLTVPAGPTPRDGGETPLPVDGDEAPISLDETGTGATKTVAKKAAKKTAKKAAKKAGPKPRTGSLFKTMDVATVTLDEALRLLSLPRVVGVDPASNEEITAQNGRYGPYLKKGADSRSLANEEQLFDITLDEALRIYAEPKRRGRAAAAPPLRELGPDSVSEKPMVIKDGRFGPYVTDGETNASLRKGDDVATITAERAMELLADRRARGPAKKTAKKTAKKAAAKKSTAKKAPAKKAAKKAAPKKSS
- a CDS encoding adenylate/guanylate cyclase domain-containing protein — its product is MADSRSRWDQAVHTARWLARTPWPILALDLLRANMIGAIFTFAFLRFGMASDYSLTLTDASVSNQVAFVIYLFIAMIVGGLLSIKLSLPVLIWHRRRTRPDDEFARRRALALPWMLTVANGVLWLVGGTLLAILSGFHSGRTAILVAIGSLIGALVTGALSFLQTEKVLRPITVAAMANNPDDAQAPSVSTRITTFWVIAVAVPQIVIIGLVLFVPLGIASPQTVLRPILWMAGAALAFGALAVYRLVSSINDPIKQLRNALSQVRNGNLNASVRIYDGSDLGLLQAGFNEMVSDLRERNRLRNLFGRYVGEDVARRAIETGTELGGEDRYVGVLFVDIVGSTRLAVQTAPREVVEQLNEFFRVVVDVVGRHGGFVNKFQGDAALAIFGAPLELDNFAGCALAAARELRIELENALGDTDFGIGVSAGRAVAGHIGSEQRLEYTVIGDPVNEAARLTELAKDEPTRVLGSARAVFLADEDEASHWEIGEGVELRGRGIETLLSRPKIGPIGPIGDGSRNSSSALPS
- a CDS encoding DNA polymerase III subunit delta', whose product is MATVFSRLVGQHGVVDELRAAARGAVAASRRLDEHSAGAISIFDDDAGQGDETGAVARASMTHSWLFTGPPGSGRSVAAVCFAAALQCHDEADPGCGECRACVTVMNRTHADVRHVVPQGLSLSVAEIRDVVQAAARRPATGRWQIVVVEDADRLTEAAANALLKVVEEPPPRTVFLLCAPSVDPEDISVTLKSRCRHVPLAIAPAADIERVLVERDGIDRANAAWAASVCGGHIGRAKRLATDQGARDQRLAALGLARAATVPARAYAAAEELVKSAEAAAKAISDERDEAEVEELMTAFGAGGTGKGTARATRGSAGAVKDLERRQKSRATRTARDVLDLALMDLAGLFRDALVVSSGARVTAMHPDQADLVEKMADYASSGQLLRCVDAVLHCREVLDYNVKPKFAVDAMVATIGQALARD
- a CDS encoding potassium channel family protein, which gives rise to MNARRAVRRSLSSHAGEWLMIVAALAFLAAYAIPILNTHLDPTARLICDIVTAVVWVIFIAEYLIRLLRAKDRRYFFTHNLFDLVILIVPIARPFRMLRLITLLSVLNRAGTRSLRGRVAVYACGGALLLLIVASLAITDAERGRPGSTINGVGDGLWWAVETMTTVGYGDRIPQTTTGHLIAVVLMFSGIALLGVATAFVASWLVQALEETEEAEEQTHEAVLTLTEEVRALRAEIAELREGRRDAAPDEDQG
- a CDS encoding HNH endonuclease; the encoded protein is MEVRVMARPSKYTSGRRERLPRNWKRLRLVVLHRDNHTCAECGGVASHVDHIVPNDDHSLSNLRALCASCHNRKTGREGGQAKARNQRKNGRFDAGPHPAYLRADEG